The Pogona vitticeps strain Pit_001003342236 chromosome 6, PviZW2.1, whole genome shotgun sequence genome contains a region encoding:
- the HES7 gene encoding transcription factor HES-7 isoform X2, giving the protein MVTTEAAEPGEMRKMLKPLVEKRRRDRINRSLEELRLLLLQRTHCQTLKNPKVEKAEILEAAVGYLREMNAAKPQGAEIAEARTSQTCYMMGFRECLLGLAAFIQQAHPSVQSHLLDTLHLYLTSKPEPQVQDWSYPGFSPSPSWEGSSPRTPEAFCSPQKKLEEPLRSPDSPSSSTGQLGSQQRDTHQSAGSTKRMPPPPAFFWRPWP; this is encoded by the exons ATGGTGACCACGGAGGCGGCGGAGCCCGGAGAGATGCGAAAG ATGCTGAAGCCCCTGGTGGAGAAGCGTCGCCGCGACCGCATCAATAGAAGCCTGGAGGAGTTGCGCCTGCTCCTCCTTCAAAGGACCCACTGCCAG ACCCTGAAGAATCCCAAAGTGGAGAAAGCTGAGATTCTGGAGGCTGCTGTAGGATATCTGCGGGAGATGAATGCTGCTAAACCCCAGG GAGCCGAGATCGCCGAAGCCAGGACGTCGCAAACCTGCTACATGATGGGCTTTCGGGAGTGCCTCCTGGGCCTGGCGGCCTTCATCCAGCAAGCTCACCCATCCGTCCAAAGCCACCTGCTGGATACGTTGCATCTCTACCTCACCTCCAAGCCGGAACCTCAGGTCCAAGACTGGAGCTACCCAGGTTTCTCTCCGAGTCCTTCCTGGGAGGGGTCGTCCCCCAGAACTCCTGAAGCCTTCtgctctccccagaagaaactgGAGGAACCCTTACGGAGCCCGGATTCCCCTTCCTCTAGCACGGGACAACTCGGGAGCCAGCAGAGAGACACCCACCAGAGCGCCGGTTCGACCAAAAGGATGCCCCCACCACCAGCTTTTTTCTGGCGGCCCTGGCCCTAG
- the HES7 gene encoding transcription factor HES-7 isoform X1 gives MCMHMYTKLCILAGVAAYPIQGSTPACVSIQMLKPLVEKRRRDRINRSLEELRLLLLQRTHCQTLKNPKVEKAEILEAAVGYLREMNAAKPQGAEIAEARTSQTCYMMGFRECLLGLAAFIQQAHPSVQSHLLDTLHLYLTSKPEPQVQDWSYPGFSPSPSWEGSSPRTPEAFCSPQKKLEEPLRSPDSPSSSTGQLGSQQRDTHQSAGSTKRMPPPPAFFWRPWP, from the exons ATGTGTATGCATATGTACACCAAGCTATGCATCCTCGCCGGAGTAGCTGCCTACCCCATCCAGGGGTCAACCCCTGCTTGTGTGTCTATCCAGATGCTGAAGCCCCTGGTGGAGAAGCGTCGCCGCGACCGCATCAATAGAAGCCTGGAGGAGTTGCGCCTGCTCCTCCTTCAAAGGACCCACTGCCAG ACCCTGAAGAATCCCAAAGTGGAGAAAGCTGAGATTCTGGAGGCTGCTGTAGGATATCTGCGGGAGATGAATGCTGCTAAACCCCAGG GAGCCGAGATCGCCGAAGCCAGGACGTCGCAAACCTGCTACATGATGGGCTTTCGGGAGTGCCTCCTGGGCCTGGCGGCCTTCATCCAGCAAGCTCACCCATCCGTCCAAAGCCACCTGCTGGATACGTTGCATCTCTACCTCACCTCCAAGCCGGAACCTCAGGTCCAAGACTGGAGCTACCCAGGTTTCTCTCCGAGTCCTTCCTGGGAGGGGTCGTCCCCCAGAACTCCTGAAGCCTTCtgctctccccagaagaaactgGAGGAACCCTTACGGAGCCCGGATTCCCCTTCCTCTAGCACGGGACAACTCGGGAGCCAGCAGAGAGACACCCACCAGAGCGCCGGTTCGACCAAAAGGATGCCCCCACCACCAGCTTTTTTCTGGCGGCCCTGGCCCTAG
- the LOC110088258 gene encoding uncharacterized protein LOC110088258 — MEGTQKEAAILCVVQSGALMMEYLRATGEASAAAASRRRWAFLHSLGRRGCEEEEEGSEDDDGEEEEEEEEALLARQASSAGLRRGGRLRSVERRFWARPRSTEWWDRTVLETWDDAQWLQNFRMRKATFLELCARLSPALQRQKTRMRIPLSVEKRVAIALWKLATSVCYRDVGNQFGVGRSTAGSVVLEVCRAIQRVLMRSTVTVGSNLEEIVHGFEAMGFPNCAGVVGTTHMPILCPPHQAAEYVNSKGYYSMALQALVDHRGMFTHLSAGWPGKTHEAKIFNKSTLFTKGQEGTLFALGPIEIDGVSVPRVILGGPAYPLLPWLMVPYTEDLDDAKEAFNATLNRCQEPLEEAFSRLKGRWRCLTGRNDCAVENLPRLISACCVLHNICEEKGEAYEKTWEAEAKQLAATFEQPLQRPDVRIKPAARSERVREALCAYITSMMSEKERMF; from the coding sequence ATGGAGGGCACGCAGAAAGAAGCGGCCATCTTGTGCGTGGTTCAGTCCGGCGCGCTGATGATGGAGTACCTGAGGGCCACGGGGGAGGCCTCGGCAGCCGCCGCATCCCGCCGCCGGTGGGCCTTTCTGCACTCCCTGGGCCGGCGAGGTTgcgaggaagaagaagaaggctccGAAGACGAcgacggggaggaggaggaggaagaggaggaggccttACTCGCCCGGCAGGCGTCCAGCGCAGGCCTTCGTCGTGGCGGGCGCCTGCGTTCGGTGGAGAGGCGCTTCTGGGCCCGGCCGAGGAGCACCGAGTGGTGGGATCGGACGGTGCTGGAGACGTGGGACGACGCCCAGTGGCTGCAGAATTTCCGCATGCGCAAGGCCACGTTCTTGGAACTCTGCGCCCGGCTCTCTCCGGCTTTGCAGCGCCAGAAGACACGGATGAGGATCCCTCTGAGCGTGGAGAAGCGGGTGGCCATCGCCCTCTGGAAGCTGGCCACCTCCGTCTGCTACCGGGACGTGGGCAACCAGTTTGGCGTGGGTCGGTCCACGGCCGGCTCGGTGGTGCTGGAAGTCTGCCGGGCCATCCAGAGAGTGCTGATGCGCTCCACCGTCACAGTGGGCAGCAACCTGGAGGAAATCGTCCACGGGTTCGAGGCGATGGGCTTCCCCAACTGTGCAGGCGTGGTGGGCACCACCCACATGCCCATCTTGTGCCCCCCTCACCAAGCCGCTGAATACGTCAACAGCAAAGGATATTATTCCATGGCGTTGCAGGCTCTGGTGGACCACCGGGGCATGTTCACCCACCTGAGCGCCGGCTGGCCAGGGAAAACCCACGAAGCCAAGATCTTCAACAAGTCCACCTTGTTCACCAAAGGCCAGGAAGGGACCCTCTTTGCGCTGGGCCCCATAGAGATCGACGGGGTCTCGGTACCTAGAGTTATTTTGGGAGGACCGGCTTACCCTCTTCTTCCGTGGCTGATGGTCCCTTACACGGAGGATCTGGATGACGCTAAGGAGGCCTTCAACGCCACTTTGAACCGGTGCCAGGAGCCTCTGGAGGAGGCCTTCAGCCGGCTGAAGGGCCGGTGGCGATGTCTGACGGGCCGTAACGACTGTGCCGTGGAAAACCTCCCGCGCCTGATCTCGGCCTGCTGTGTCTTACACAACATCtgtgaggagaaaggggaggcCTATGAAAAAACATGGGAGGCAGAAGCTAAACAGCTGGCTGCTACTTTCGAACAGCCCCTCCAGCGGCCCGACGTCCGCATTAAACCGGCGGCCAGGTCCGAGAGGGTCCGGGAAGCGCTCTGTGCCTACATTACCAGCATGATGAGTGAAAAGGAAAGGATGTTCTGA